CCCATGTACTGGCGGGTGATTTCCGCCACCGGGATATCGAGGATATTGATGTTCTGTTTGCGGATCAGGTACAGCAGCAAGTCCAGCGGCCCTTCGAACGCCTCAAGGAAGACTTCCAGGGCATCCGGCGGGATATACAGGTCCAGGGGCATTTCCATGACCGCCTGGCCGTAGACCATGGCAAATGGCAGCTCCTGCTGGGCGCCGGCCTGGCTGTCGACGGTTTCCACGGCAGACATTCAGGCCTCGACCATGAACGGTGCCGGGTCGCCACAGCCTACGCGGATCACCTCCGGCTCGCCGTCGGCCAGGTTGATCACGGTGGACGCCTTGTTGCCGCCGTACCCGCCGTCGATGATCAGGTCTACGTGCTTTTCCAGGAGTTGGCGCATTTCATAGGGATCTTCCAGCGGCTCAGTCTCGCCGGGCATGATCAGCGACACGCTCATCAGCGGCTCACCCAGTTCGGCCAGCAGCGCCAGGGCAATGGGGTGCTCCGGCACACGCAGGCCGATGGTGCGCTTCTTCGGGTGCAGCAGCAGGCGCGGCACCTCGCGGGTAGCATTCAGAATAAACGTGTAGGGCCCCGGTGTATGGGCCTTGAGCAGGCGGAAGGTGCCGGTATCGACCTTGGCGAACAGACCCAGTTGCGACAGGTCGCTACAGATCAGCGCAAAGTTGTGGTTTTTATCCAGCTCGCGCAGGCGTCTTACGCGCTCTACCG
The Pseudomonas hygromyciniae genome window above contains:
- a CDS encoding L-threonylcarbamoyladenylate synthase, yielding MSQFFQIHPQNPQARLIKQAVEIIRAGGVVIYPTDSSYAIGCQIGDKNAVERVRRLRELDKNHNFALICSDLSQLGLFAKVDTGTFRLLKAHTPGPYTFILNATREVPRLLLHPKKRTIGLRVPEHPIALALLAELGEPLMSVSLIMPGETEPLEDPYEMRQLLEKHVDLIIDGGYGGNKASTVINLADGEPEVIRVGCGDPAPFMVEA